From Rhodamnia argentea isolate NSW1041297 chromosome 10, ASM2092103v1, whole genome shotgun sequence, a single genomic window includes:
- the LOC115735166 gene encoding probable xyloglucan endotransglucosylase/hydrolase protein 32 produces MALLHLSLLAVFLMLPICPGNAQWPPSPGYWPSSRFRSMSFYQGFKNLWGAQHQRVDQSALTIWLDSTSGSGFKSVKPFRSGYFGASIKLQPGYTAGVITSFYLSNGEAHPGFHDEVDIEFLGTTFGKPYTLQTNVYIRGSGDGKIIGREMKFHLWFDPTKDFHHYAILWRPNELIFLVDDIPIRRYPRKSTATFPMRPMWLYGSIWDASSWATEDGKYKADYRYQPFIARYANFKASGCSAYSPAWCRPVSASPYRSGGLTGQQYRTMRWVQAHHMVYDYCRDSTRDHSLTPECWG; encoded by the exons ATGGCTCTGCTCCATCTCTCGCTGCTCGCGGTGTTTCTGATGCTGCCCATATGCCCAGGCAATGCCCAGTGGCCGCCGTCGCCGGGGTACTGGCCGAGCTCGCGGTTCAGGTCCATGAGCTTCTACCAGGGGTTCAAGAACCTCTGGGGCGCTCAGCACCAGAGGGTTGACCAGAGCGCGTTGACCATCTGGCTTGACAGCACCTCAG GAAGCGGGTTCAAGTCGGTCAAGCCGTTCCGGTCCGGGTACTTCGGCGCGTCCATCAAGCTCCAACCGGGTTACACCGCCGGGGTCATAACTTCATTCTAT CTTTCGAACGGCGAGGCTCATCCGGGGTTTCACGATGAGGTGGACATAGAGTTCCTGGGAACCACGTTCGGGAAGCCCTACACATTGCAGACCAATGTGTACATCCGAGGGAGCGGCGACGGCAAGATCATCGGCAGAGAGATGAAATTCCATCTCTGGTTCGATCCCACCAAAGACTTCCATCACTACGCCATCCTTTGGAGACCCAACGAGCTCAT ATTCCTCGTGGACGATATACCCATAAGGAGGTACCCGAGGAAGAGCACGGCGACCTTCCCGATGAGGCCGATGTGGCTGTATGGGTCCATATGGGACGCCTCATCGTGGGCCACGGAGGACGGCAAGTACAAGGCCGACTACCGGTACCAGCCCTTCATCGCGCGGTACGCCAATTTCAAGGCCAGCGGCTGCTCTGCCTACTCACCAGCTTGGTGCCGCCCCGTCTCCGCCTCGCCCTACCGCTCAGGCGGCCTCACCGGGCAGCAGTACCGCACGATGAGATGGGTGCAAGCTCACCACATGGTCTATGACTACTGCCGAGACTCGACAAGGGACCATTCGCTCACGCCCGAGTGCTGGGGTTGA